In Corynebacterium faecale, the DNA window CGCGGGGGCCAGGCGGTGGAGAAGGAGGTGGGCGCGGTGCTGACGATTGGCAAGATGCATGGTCAGTCCGTGGCCTACTATGAGTCCACCGTGGACGAGGTTCCTGGCCCTGATGGTTATTATTCCGAGGCCGGAAACGCGCCTGCGCAAGCGTGGGTAAAAGGTGGCGATGCGGTTGAGTACGCTCGGCTGTTGGGCGTGGAGCAGGGCCAGACGATCAGTGGTGAACAGGTGAAAAACTGGTTCAATAACGTCACTTCCCCCAAGGGCGAGAAACTGGGGCGGGCCTTACGGGAAGATGGTGTTCCTGGTTTTGATCTGACGTTTTGCGCCCCGAAAAGTGTGTCGGTGTTGTGGGGGTTATCGGGACGTGATCAGGTGCGCCAGGCCGTGGATGAAGCCCACGGCGTGGCGGTGGCCACGGCGTTGGATTATTTAGAAACCCATGCTGCCTACACTCGCCGGTGGGATGAAACAGACACCCTGATTGTGGATAAAACCCTGGGGTTATCGGGTGTGAAATATGAGCACCGGACTTCTCGTGCGGGGGATCCTCATGTTCACTCACATGTTCTATTAGCTAATCGCCAACTCTGTGTGGATGGTAAGGCGCGCTCGATAGATGGGGTGAGCCTGTATCACGAGGCACGGGCTGCTGGGATGTTGTATCAGGCGGTGTTGCGGGAGGAATTAACCCGCCAATTGGGTGTGGAGTGGGGCGAGGTGACTAACGGCCAGGCCGATATTCTGGGGCTTCATGATCCGGCTGTGTTGACGGCTTTTTCTACCCGCAGTACCGAGATCGGTCAGTGGGAAGCGGAGAATACGTTGACCACGAATTATCAGCTCCAGCGGGTAGCGCAGAAAACCACTCGTCAGGTTAAAGATGTTGATGCGACTCTTTCTGATTTGGAAACCCAGTGGAACCAGCATCAGGCAGCTGGGCTGGTCGCGCGGTTTGTCGCCGATCTAGGTACCACCCCAGAATCGGAAAACAGGAAGCCGTTGCCGACCCCGGAGGCGGTGTTAACCGAGGTCACCACGGAGCGGTCGACGTTTACCCGTGCTGATGTGGTGGAAAAATGTGCTGAGATGATCCCCGTGGGTGCCTTGAACGTCGATGAAATCGTAGAGTTTGCCGAGGCTACCGCCACCGCAGCACTGGAATCAGTGGCCTTAAGTGTCACCCCGGATCGTGCCCGCGAGGTCGATAACACCCAGCGGGAAGGTTCCCAGCGGTTTACCACTGATGTGGTGATCGAGGAGGTCAATAAGGGCATTGACCTGGCTGTGACCCGCACCAATAATGCGGTATCTGCTGCATCTATTGTCCCTGTGGAGGGGAAACTCTCGCCTGCCCAGGCTGAGGCCATGACCGCTGTGGTGACCTCTAATTTCTTAGCGTCTGTCGTGGTCGCACCTGCCGGTGCGGGTAAAACCTCGTCGTTGAAGGCGGCACGCGAGGTGTGGGAACACGCCGGTAAAACCGTGATCGGCTTGGCGCCGACGGGTAAAGCTGCGGATGTGATGGTCGGGGAACACGTCGCCCATGAATCCTCCACGATTGCCCGAGCACTGTATGGCACAGAGGATCTCACCCCGGCCCAGGTGGCCGCGACATTGGGGTGGAACCGCGACACTGTGGTGGTCGTGGATGAGGCCGGGATGGTGGCCACCCCAGATGTGGTGCGCCTGTTGGAGATCACCCGTGCGGCCCAGGCCAAGATTGTGCTGGTCGGTGACCCACAGCAGTATTCGGCAGTGAAGGCCAGGTCAGGGATGCTGGCGACTTTGGCGTATGAACTGCCCGATGCGGTGGAGTTGACGGAGGTTTTCCGTCAGCGTGACATGGCTGAGCGCGAGGCCAGCACCCAGTTACGTAGTGGGGATAGGGATTCGATTAAGCGTGCGGCCCACTGGTACATGCTTCAGGGTCGTCTTGATGCCGGTTCCACCACCGCGATGCTTGATGATGCGCTCGCTGGTTGGAAGAACGATACTGAAGCCGGCAAGGACTCTTTGCTGGTTGCTGCCACTGGTGAGCAGGTCAAGGCGTTGAATGCTGGTACCCAGAAGATTCGCGCTGATCGCGGGGAACTTAATCTGTCGGAGGCCCGTGAATTATCGACTGGTCAGTGGTTGCATGCAGGTGATGTGTTGTTGACCAGGAAAAATGATTATGACCTGCTCACTAGCGTGGGTGATGTGGTTCGTAATGGTCAACGCTGGCGGGTCGATGCCTTGCATGGTGATGGTTCGATTAGTGCCACCCGTCTTGATGACACCCAGGCCACAGCCCTGATCCCAGCCTCCTATTTAAAGGAGTCTGGTCAGTTGGGTTATGCCTCTACCGGGCATTCCGCCCAGGGCGCCACGGTGGATGTGGCCCGCGTGGTGGCCGGTGCTGGTCAGGTTGACCGGGCCAGTGTCTATGTTCCACTCACCCGTGGTCGGGAGGGTAACTACCTGTATCTCACTGAATCCATGCCGGGTGATACCGATACCGGTCATGGTGGGGTCACACCGACTCAGCGTCGTAAGGGGGCGGAATATGCCCGTGATCTGCTGGTCGCGGCAGCTGCTCGTGATGGTGCTGATCAGACCCCGCACCAGGTGTGGGGCACAGCGCGCGCTGATTGGGCGTTGACTCGTCTTGCCGCAAGTGGTGAGTTTATTAACGAGTCGCCGTTTAGTGGCACCCGGATGGGTGAAGTCATGGAGAATCGTGAGCAGCGTCGTGCAGAGCGGTTTAGTGAGTTCTTTCGGTTGACGCAGACCCCACCGAAGCAGAAACGGAAACTAGCACCACAACCCACACCACCAGCGTCAGATAAGGGTGTGGCCACCGGATTACTCGACATGTTGGGCATGTCAGCCACTGCTCAGCGCGAGGGAGAGACGTCTTCACCTGACCCGGTGAAGGAAGCAGAGAAGGTAGTGGCTGTGTTGGAGGAGCAACGCCGCGTGCTGGCCCAGCAGCGTCAGGTAATTGCCCAGCAGGTGGGGCAGGTGCAGGGGCAGGAACGCCAGATCATCCAGCAGGTAGAGCAGGTGACACACCAGATCACCCAGGCGCAGCAGGCCCGCGATAACCGCGGGTGGTTGGCCAAGATGATCAAACCGAATGAGGGGGTGGCGCAGATTGAGCAGTGGAGTAAGCAGCAGGCTGGTTTAGAGCGCGATCGTGCCCAGATCACCGAGCAGCGCCAGAGCATTGAACGCGATCTTGCCCAGGTTGATCAGCAGTACCGTGATGTTCATGCGCAGTACCAACGTGCGCAGCTTTATCGTGATGGGGTCAAAGTTGAGCAGCTGTTGGGAAGAGTGTCTAAGCATGATCTGAATGATGTGCTGGGTCGTCCTCAGTCACAGCGAAGCCAGGGAATTAGTGCGGCTCAGCAGTTCGGCATGAACCGTGGCCCCCACAAGGATCACGGTGTGGAACGTTAAGAGTAAGTGCAGCAAAACACCCCTTTAGCCTTTTCCTTTCATGCCTGTGATCGATCTTTCAGCAGGTGAAAGGGCGTAATAATTTATTTACAGTTTTACAGCACCTGTAAAACTGTAAATAGTGCTTCTATATGTCAGGTGAAATCATGCTGATTCACGTATTCGTTGGGCGGGGGATGCCATGAATCGTTGAAGTCGGCATAGACAATATAGTGCATTGAAGCTATCTGGAGCAGTGGGCATAAAATCTATGTAGACACCAGGGCGTGAGAACCAGCTTCGAACTTGTATAGAAAGAGGGCATTTTTGTCCGCAGTATTATTTACTATCGCACCTTATGCACTTATAGATTCAGTAAATCTACTTTTAATTGGAGTGGTACTTTTATCTAGATTATTTTCCGACCTGAGAAACAAAATATCTTGGATATCGATATCAATCCTATTTGGAGACTTTGTTGGAATTGTACTGGCTGGACTGATTGCCTTTACTGTGGTGAATCGTACTGGTCTAAATGCGCAGGAAATTCTGGAATCCCCCATTTTCGGTGGTGCACTTATTGCGGTGGGGTTATTGGGTCTTATTGCTGCAAGGAGCAGCCATTTAGTGTCGAGCGTATATAAATCGATTCGCTTTGTGGGAAAACGCAAATTAAACG includes these proteins:
- the mobF gene encoding MobF family relaxase translates to MLTIGKMHGQSVAYYESTVDEVPGPDGYYSEAGNAPAQAWVKGGDAVEYARLLGVEQGQTISGEQVKNWFNNVTSPKGEKLGRALREDGVPGFDLTFCAPKSVSVLWGLSGRDQVRQAVDEAHGVAVATALDYLETHAAYTRRWDETDTLIVDKTLGLSGVKYEHRTSRAGDPHVHSHVLLANRQLCVDGKARSIDGVSLYHEARAAGMLYQAVLREELTRQLGVEWGEVTNGQADILGLHDPAVLTAFSTRSTEIGQWEAENTLTTNYQLQRVAQKTTRQVKDVDATLSDLETQWNQHQAAGLVARFVADLGTTPESENRKPLPTPEAVLTEVTTERSTFTRADVVEKCAEMIPVGALNVDEIVEFAEATATAALESVALSVTPDRAREVDNTQREGSQRFTTDVVIEEVNKGIDLAVTRTNNAVSAASIVPVEGKLSPAQAEAMTAVVTSNFLASVVVAPAGAGKTSSLKAAREVWEHAGKTVIGLAPTGKAADVMVGEHVAHESSTIARALYGTEDLTPAQVAATLGWNRDTVVVVDEAGMVATPDVVRLLEITRAAQAKIVLVGDPQQYSAVKARSGMLATLAYELPDAVELTEVFRQRDMAEREASTQLRSGDRDSIKRAAHWYMLQGRLDAGSTTAMLDDALAGWKNDTEAGKDSLLVAATGEQVKALNAGTQKIRADRGELNLSEARELSTGQWLHAGDVLLTRKNDYDLLTSVGDVVRNGQRWRVDALHGDGSISATRLDDTQATALIPASYLKESGQLGYASTGHSAQGATVDVARVVAGAGQVDRASVYVPLTRGREGNYLYLTESMPGDTDTGHGGVTPTQRRKGAEYARDLLVAAAARDGADQTPHQVWGTARADWALTRLAASGEFINESPFSGTRMGEVMENREQRRAERFSEFFRLTQTPPKQKRKLAPQPTPPASDKGVATGLLDMLGMSATAQREGETSSPDPVKEAEKVVAVLEEQRRVLAQQRQVIAQQVGQVQGQERQIIQQVEQVTHQITQAQQARDNRGWLAKMIKPNEGVAQIEQWSKQQAGLERDRAQITEQRQSIERDLAQVDQQYRDVHAQYQRAQLYRDGVKVEQLLGRVSKHDLNDVLGRPQSQRSQGISAAQQFGMNRGPHKDHGVER